A part of Aspergillus oryzae RIB40 DNA, chromosome 7 genomic DNA contains:
- a CDS encoding putative disulfide isomerase (thioredoxin/protein disulfide isomerase) — protein sequence MRASLLACSLLSLFSIPTLASPSDKVLESRDGRLVKRADDPVDPGTLSTTFNGVEVPPMKDLTPDNFEETIKDGYWFIKQFSPACPHCQKIAPTWQTLYEYYYTSDPLASSSSKPSDTKSLNSFHGFYNFHFASLNCQAYGDFCKKLDVKYFPQFSLYHNGEKVEEFTGKKSMEGLSEYVEDKLESIKPGSRPAKGVNLPKPGAKGVDTKAEPEVPAAKDKDPEAGAKAGEKHNEQVSAEDASSEKASTLKSKTKPKGGPANPQGISVPLTAESFQKLVTTTQDPWFIKFYAPWCHHCQALAPNWAQMAREMQNVLNIGEVNCDAEPRLCKDAHVSAFPTMYFFRGGERVEYNGLRGLGDLVNYAKKAVDVGLGVQDVDATSFKELEEKEEVIFLYFYDHATTSEDFEALERLTLSLIGHGRIVKTNSAALAERFKISTWPRLLVVRDGRANYYTPIAPKDMRDFRQILGWMRTVWLPIVPELTASNAREIMDGRYVVLGILSRGRSDEFLQSKRELKSAALEWMDKQVQLFQLERAELRDAKQLRIEEADDRNDQRALRAAKNMRITIREDDKKQVGFAWVDGDFWERWLRNTYGIDVANGERVIINDHDNRRYWDSSSSGSPILASRTSILETIPLVIANSPKLTPKSTVGTFESVFFSARSFIVNHPILFVLILIFSVVGATWLARARGRRAGRGGILGVTNGNNGFFHLDGKEGLLNGGSTGKVD from the exons ATGAGGGCATCCTTGCTGGCGTGTTCGcttctctctttattctctATCCCCACCCTCGCTTCCCCTTCCGACAAGGTCCTTGAATCCAGAGATGGTCGACTTGTGAAGAGAGCCGACGATCCCGTCGACCCGGGTACCCTGTCTACTACCTTCAACGGCGTTGAAGTGCCTCCTATGAAAGACTTGACACCTGATAACTTCGAGGAAACCATCAAGGACGGCTACTG GTTTATTAAGCAATTCTCTCCTGCCTGCCCGCATTGCCAAAAGATCGCTCCTACCTGGCAGACGCTCTATGAATATTACTAT ACTTCGGATCCtttggcctcttcctcttcgaaACCATCCGATACTAAGTCTCTCAACTCCTTCCATGGCTTCTACAATTTCCATTTCGCATCGCTGAACTGCCAGGCCTATGGCGACTTTTGCAAGAAATTGGATGTCAAGTACTTCCCGCAATTCTCGCTGTATCACAATGGTGAAAAAGTAGAGGAGTTCacgggaaagaaatcaatggAGGGGCTGAGCGAGTACGTTGAAGACAAACTTGAATCGATCAAGCCTGGGTCTCGTCCTGCGAAGGGGGTCAACTTACCGAAGCCCGGCGCCAAGGGCGTGGATACGAAGGCTGAACCAGAGGTCCCTGCTGCTAAAGACAAGGACCCCGAGGCAGGCGCCAAGGCTGGTGAAAAGCACAATGAGCAGGTTTCCGCCGAGGATGCATCTTCCGAGAAAGCCTCCACGTTGAAGAGCAAAACGAAACCGAAAGGGGGTCCAGCAAACCCTCAAGGAATCTCTGTTCCCCTCACCGCCGAGAGCTTCCAGAAACTTGTTACGACCACACAGGATCCCTGGTTCATTAAGTTTTATGCCCCATGGTGTCATCATTGCCAGGCACTTGCCCCTAACTGGGCGCAAATGGCCAGGGAAATGCAAAACGTTCTCAACATCGGAGAAGTAAACTGCGACGCTGAGCCCAGACTTTGCAAAGATGCCCATGTATCGGCCTTTCCCACTATGTATTTCTTCCGCGGTGGTGAGAGGGTCGAATACAACGGTCTTCGGGGTCTAGGCGATCTAGTCAACTATGCCAAAAAGGCAGTTGACGTTGGCTTGGGTGTTCAGGACGTCGACGCCACTTCCTTCaaggagctggaggagaaggaagaagtcatttTCTTGTACTTCTACGACCACGCTACGACATCGGAGGATTTTGAGGCTCTGGAGCGCCTAACTCTTAGCTTAATCGGCCATGGACGAATTGTGAAAACGAACAGCGCAGCCTTGGCTGAACGGTTCAAGATTTCAACATGGCCCCGCCTTCTTGTTGTCCGAGACGGTCGAGCCAACTACTATACTCCGATTGCTCCCAAGGATATGCGAGACTTCCGACAGATCTTGGGATGGATGCGCACTGTGTGGCTACCCATAGTCCCCGAGCTTACAGCCTCCAATGCTCGGGAAATCATGGATGGCAGGTATGTGGTTCTCGGAATCTTAAGCCGGGGACGCTCGGACGAATTCTTGCAGTCAAAGAGGGAGCTGAAGAGCGCGGCTCTTGAATGGATGGACAAGCAGGTTCAGTTGTTCCAATTGGAACGGGCAGAACTTCGAGATGCCAAACAGCTCCGCATTGAGGAGGCTGATGACCGTAACGACCAGCGCGCATTGCGAGCTGCCAAAAACATGCGCATCACTATACGTGAAGATGACAAGAAACAAGTCGGCTTCGCGTGGGTTGACGGCGATTTCTGGGAACGGTGGTTGAGAAATACGTATGGTATTGATGTGGCAAATGGGGAACGAGTCATCATCAACGATCACGAT AACCGACGGTACTGGGACTCATCTTCGAGCGGGTCTCCTATCCTGGCCTCGCGTACTTCTATTCTCGAAACTATTCCTCTTGTGATCGCCAACTCCCCTAAGTTGACACCGAAGTCCACTGTTGGCACCTTTGAGTCTGTCTTTTTCTCCGCTCGGTCCTTCATCGTCAACCACCCCATACTCTTTGTCCTCATCCTGATCTTCTCGGTTGTTGGCGCGACGTGGTTGGCACGAGCCAGAGGCCGGCGTGCCGGCCGCGGTGGCATTCTTGGTGTCACTAACGGCAACAATGGTTTCTTTCACCTTGATGGGAAAGAAGGTCTGTTGAACGGCGGCTCAACTGGAAAGGTTGATTAG
- a CDS encoding amino acid permease (amino acid transporters) — MSSVSKSTPLDKTTLKGSVYADVDHDPVTTVLPNGDVPYTDHAMDADERVIVALGYKQEFKREFSLWTTFCVSFAVLGLLPSFASTIYYGMGYAGTAGMVWGWIIAMVFIQCVAMSMAELCSAMPTSGGLYYAAAVLAPPGYGPFAAWITGWSNWIGQITAAPSVDFSLAAMILAAASIQNPDYVPTSWQTFLLTTLIMILHAAISSMPTKWVAQFNSWGSTFNMFALIAVIIAIPAGTKNEPKFTPSKEVWGTITNLTDFPDGVAVLMTFVGVIWTMSGYDSPFHLSEECSNANIASPRAIVMTSGVGGLMGWFLQLVVAYTVLDIEAIIDSDLGQPWASYLLQVMPQKAALGILALTIMWVLDGPGMHGSRLASHVDSRTKTPVNAVIINAILGILMCLLILAGDVAIGALFSIGAIAQFVAFAIPICIRVFFVGNRFRRGPWHLGPFGPYIGATGVLFVLLMVPILCLPSVTGDDLTPDLMNWTCLVWGAPMLAVTIWWVVDAHKWFKGPKVNVEHAIHPVEEEEPVVVDVGFDGGEEELDRSQG; from the exons ATGTCTTCCGTGAGCAAGTCGACGCCTTTAGATAAGACCACCTTGAAGGGGTCAGTATACGCCGATGTGGACCATGACCCGGTCACCACGGTGTTGCCGAATGGCGACGTGCCGTATACGGACCATGCAATGGATGCGGATGAGAGGGTTATTGTAGCCCTGGGATACAAGCAGGAGTTCAAACGAGAGTTCTCGTTATGGACAACATTCTGCGTCAGCTTTGCTGTGCTTGGACTACTCCCGTCATTTGCAAGCACAATATACTATG GAATGGGCTATGCGGGCACAGCAGGCATGGTCTGGGGTTGGATCATCGCCATGGTGTTCATCCAATGTGTTGCCATGTCAATGGCTGAACTGTGTTCGGCGATGCCAACAAG TGGCGGTCTCTACTATGCTGCTGCAGTACTCGCACCTCCGGGATACGGACCATTCGCGGCGTGGATCACCGGGTGGTCCAACTGGATTGGACAAATTACAGCAGCACCGTCGGTGGATTTTTCGCTGGCTGCGATGATCCTGGCTGCAGCGTCGATACAAAACCCGGACTACGTGCCTACTTCCTGGCAAACATTTCTCCTTACCACACTTATCATGATCCTTCACGCGGCAATCAGCAGCATGCCAACGAAATGGGTTGCGCAGTTTAACTCGTGGGGCTCAACGTTCAACATGTTTGCGCTCATTGCTGTCATCATTGCCATTCCGGCCGGGACGAAGAATGAACCCAAGTTCACCCCGTCGAAGGAAGTATGGGGGACAATCACCAATCTAACCGACTTTCCGGATGGGGTTGCAGTGCTCATGACGTTTGTCGGTGTGATCTGGACCATGTCTGGGTACGATTCTCCGTTCCATTTGAGCGAGGAATGTTCCAACGCAAACATCGCCTCTCCGCGGGCCATCGTGATGACCTCGGGCGTCGGGGGCTTGATGGGCTGGTTCTTGCAGCTTGTAGTCGCTTACACCgtccttgatatcgaggCGATAATAGACTCTGATCTCGGGCAGCCTTGGGCATCATACTTGCTGCAGGTGATGCCTCAAAAAGCCGCCCTGGGAATACTCGCTTTAACTATTATGTGGGTTCTCGATGGGCCAGGGATGCATGGTAGCCGCCTCGCGAGTCAC GTAGACAGTCGCACCAAAACACCCGTGAACGCTGTCATCATAAATGCCATTCTCGGGATCCTTATGTGCCTCTTGATCCTCGCCGGGGATGTAGCGATCGGCGCTCTATTCTCTATTGGCGCCATTGCGCAGTTCGTTGCTTTTGCGATCCCTATTTGCATCCGGGTGTTCTTCGTTGGAAACCGTTTCCGACGGGGACCCTGGCACTTGGGGCCATTTGGTCCCTACATTGGAGCAACGGGTGTGCTCTTTGTGCTGCTGATGGTGCCAATTCTGTGCCTTCCCAGTGTGACAGGGGATGACCTGACACCAGACCTGATGAATTGGACGTGTCTTGTCTGGGGCGCTCCGATGCTAGCGGTAACCATCTGGTGGGTGGTAGATGCCCACAAGTGGTTCAAGGGTCCAAAGGTCAATGTGGAGCATGCCATCCACCccgtggaggaggaggagcccgTCGTTGTTGATGTGGGGTTCGAtggcggcgaagaagaattgGACCGAAGTCAGGGCTGA
- a CDS encoding cytochrome b-c1 complex subunit 10 (predicted protein), with protein MVSRYTTPLNFHGVTVGAATKYAQIAATFGASAGVFALFFFGEVPRVRNDILRQLPFFDQYFDRTIAPEDNECRFATWHANNHVALLNLSLRSTIHQPYPTRRDFLCLRICSLSAI; from the exons ATGGTCTCCAGGTACACTACTCCTCTTAACTTCCACGGTGTGACCGTTGGCGCTGCCACCAAGTA TGCCCAGATTGCCGCCACTTTCGGCGCCAGCGCTGGTGTcttcgctctcttcttcttcggtgaaGTTCCCCGTGTCCGCAACGATATCCTGCGTCAGCTTCCTTTCTTCGACCAGTACTTCGACCGCACCATTGCCCCCGAGGACAAC GAATGCCGATTCGCGACGTGGCATGCTAACAATCATGTAGCCCTTCTAAACCTTTCCTTACGAAGTACGATCCATCAACCATATCCTACTCGCAGGGATTTCTTATGTTTGCGCATATGCTCCCTATCAGCTATATAG
- a CDS encoding complex I NDUFA5 subunit family protein (predicted protein): MRSTFRLLANVKPARYLEPFAPTGITGLVTHPSPRPTLIYLYTTTLQKLKAFPESSVYRQSTEALTRHRLQIVESTKPPGYEAWLERVKKAIGTEPERFASLLRPDGTYAAVMRSDGSDNPRGEEWDGEALEPTSEGPARTPEEEARWHQAIEDSVKAENESDFQTHAMKWENEPALEAEQVAEIENQIGAGLIEEVIQVAEGELKLVDEMSKSKVWEELEEQPAPGQWSYFERKDSA; the protein is encoded by the exons ATGAGGTCTACATTCCGGTTGCTGGCCAACGTCAAGCCGGCCCGGTACCTGGAGCCTTTCGCTCCCACCGGTATCACCGGCCTTGTCACTCATCCCAGTCCCCGCCCGACTTTGATCTATCTCTACACAACTACCCTGCAGAAGTTGAAGGCCTTCCCCGAGTCTTCCGTCTACCGCCAGTCTACCGAGGCTTTAACCCGCCACCGCCTGCAAATTGTCGAATCTACGAAACCTCCTGGCTATGAGGCTTGGTTGGAGCGCGTGAAGAAGGCTATTGGTACTGAACCTGAGCGGTTCGCCTCTCTCCTTCGCCCAGATGGCACGTACGCGGCAGTCATGCGCAGCGATGGAAGCGACAATCCTCGTGGTGAGGAGTGGGATGGAGAAGCCCTCGAGCCGACCAGTGAAGGCCCTGCCCGTAccccagaggaagaagctcGGTGGCACCAGGCTATCGAAGATTCGGTTAAGGCAGAGAACGAGTCTGATTTCCAAACTCATGCTATGAAGTGGGAGAACGAGCCCGCCTTGGAAGCAGAGCA GGTTGCCGAAATCGAGAACCAGATTGGAGCCGGCCTTATTGAGGAGGTCATCCAGGTCGCAGAGGGTGAGCTGAAGCTCGTTGACGAGATGTCCAAGTCCAAGGT TTGGGAGGAGCTAGAGGAACAGCCCGCCCCTGGCCAGTGGTCCTACTTTGAGCGCAAAGACTCTGCATAA
- a CDS encoding uncharacterized protein (predicted protein) codes for MDPRSHPSRPPSTSLPQGSTPLPTTISSMPMPQYTMQAQYPVSQPHTLPPLQPHHSQSPAPHSYMSQPPYRPDLSRYPTSTHDVYASSTAPIMPHTTVGSLPPSSFLSHPNPQAQPQPSQYPPPHSVLPPASSAQTYPQPIAPAPPRDRRPDFSGMPSGAFSYSDGKGSPWMNPDPVAGANGASPYGAKEPPRTQVVGSQGRRGILPSVPGRATPVTNGVNGTAKNTTIPAKDADGKFPCPHCNKTYLHAKHLKRHLLRHTGDRPYMCVLCKDTFSRSDILKRHFQKCSLRRGNPTGATHLSHPQAHLKRSQAANPAKPVQDEVSSTVSPATALPGTAYGEGAVNGNGLASGRPGFTDQQPLGYPMSSVNGMNRGQPDDAFPAGQPHQRGPWLAAPKQNPYLAQPGTDVSQQLSVDRPSYEQVKPPVVQDPKRPVMPGPTPNHTGEIDWTSMFQPGANDGYINPVFPQSMASGQEPIHAHVDTERKFYPTTTGGPQEGGMNGLYLASTTLAGDGTVQPARQ; via the exons ATGGATCCCAGATCTCATCCGTCACGGCCCCCATCCACCAGCTTACCCCAAGGCTCCACGCCTCTCCCGACTACTATCTCGAGTATGCCAATGCCTCAGTACACCATGCAGGCTCAGTACCCTGTGTCCCAGCCTCATACTCTCCCCCCGCTGCAGCCTCATCACAGCCAATCTCCTGCCCCTCATTCCTACATGAGCCAGCCGCCGTACAGGCCGGATCTGTCGAGGTATCCCACTTCTACTCACGATGTATACGCGTCGTCTACCGCTCCTATCATGCCTCACACCACCGTGGGTAGCCTGCCTCCATCTTCGTTCCTCTCCCACCCCAATCCGCAGGCGCAGCCCCAGCCTTCGCAATATCCTCCACCTCACAGCGTGCTGCCTCCGGCTTCTAGCGCGCAGACATATCCGCAGCCGATCGCGCCGGCACCCCCGCGGGACCGCCGGCCGGACTTTTCTGGCATGCCTTCCGGTGCTTTCAGCTACTCAGATGGCAAGGGCTCACCTTGGATGAATCCGGATCCCGTTGCGGGCGCAAATGGTGCCTCGCCCTACGGTGCAAAGGAGCCTCCTCGCACTCAGGTGGTTGGCTCTCAAGGCCGACGCGGAATCCTCCCGAGCGTTCCGGGACGCGCCACGCCAGTCACCAACGGTGTCAATGGCACGGCGAAGAACACCACAATTCCGGCCAAGGATGCCGATGGAAAATTCCCTTGCCCGCACTGCAACAAGACCTATCTCCACGCCAAACATCTGAAGCGCCATCTGCTCAGAC ATACCGGTGACCGCCCATACATGTGTGTTCTGTGCAAGGATACTTTCTCCCGTAGTGATATTCTGAAGCGCCACTTCCAGAAGTGTTCGTTACGACGCGGCAACCCGACGGGAGCGACCCACTTGTCGCATCCCCAGGCACATTTGAAGAGGTCTCAAGCTGCGAATCCTGCTAAACCGGTTCAGGATGAAGTCAGTAGTACCGTCTCTCCCGCCACTGCCCTTCCGGGTACGGCTTACGGCGAGGGGGCCGTGAACGGTAACGGGCTGGCTTCAGGCCGACCTGGGTTCACGGATCAGCAGCCTCTGGGCTATCCGATGTCGTCGGTCAATGGGATGAACCGTGGTCAACCGGACGATGCGTTCCCCGCTGGTCAGCCACATCAGAGAGGCCCCTGGCTGGCGGCTCCCAAGCAGAACCCGTATCTGGCGCAACCTGGCACTGATGTATCTCAGCAGCTGAGTGTTGACCGTCCTTCCTATGAACAGGTAAAGCCCCCGGTGGTGCAAGACCCTAAGCGCCCAGTAATGCCTGGGCCCACTCCCAATCACACTGGCGAAATTGACTGGACTTCGATGTTTCAGCCCGGAGCGAATGATGGTTACATCAACCCCGTTTTCCCCCAATCCATGGCGTCTGGCCAGGAGCCGATCCATGCTCACGTCGATACCGAACGGAAATTCTATCCTACCACAACCGGTGGTCCCCAGGAAGGTGGCATGAATGGTCTTTACTTGGCTTCGACCACTTTGGCCGGTGATG GTACCGTCCAGCCCGCGAGGCAATAG